From the genome of Spinacia oleracea cultivar Varoflay chromosome 2, BTI_SOV_V1, whole genome shotgun sequence, one region includes:
- the LOC110782017 gene encoding uncharacterized protein has protein sequence MKMTWKKKSGSKRLAIPNLPFQNDEDDQQNQSDSSLNSSYNNNPNKTLDSSSLANAFHEQGNKLAEDGKYREALGKWEAAITLMPEKAVLHEQKAQILLEVGDSWGALKAATRATELDPSWAEALTTLGRAQLNYGEPDSAIETFDKALAIKPELADAQEDRQTALQLVKKRKHLHLSGLSTERSRYSVGDRGEPNLPGSA, from the exons ATGAAGATGACATGGAAAAAGAAGAGCGGGAGCAAGCGGTTAGCGATACCTAATCTCCCTTTCCAAAACGATGAAGACGATCAACAAAATCAATCAGATTCTTCACTCAATTCCAGTTACaataataatcccaacaaaACCCTTGATTCTTCTTCCCTTGCAAATGCTTTCCATGAACAAGGCAACAAGCTTGCTGAG GATGGTAAATATCGCGAAGCACTTGGAAAATGGGAGGCTGCTATTACCCTGATGCCAGAAAAGGCTGTTTTACACGAACAGAAGGCTCAAATATTACTTGAAGTTGGAGATTCCTGGGGTGCTTTGAAAGCAGCAACTC GAGCCACTGAATTGGATCCATCATGGGCTGAG GCTTTGACGACCCTTGGTAGAGCACAGCTGAATTACGGGGAGCCTGATAGTGCAATTGAAACTTTCGACAAGGCTTTGGCCATTAAG CCTGAATTAGCCGATGCACAAGAGGATAGACAAACTGCTTTACAGCTTGTGAAGAAGAGAAAGCACCTTCACTTATCAGGCTTAAGCACGGAGAGATCTCGTTATTCAGTTGGTGATAGAGGCGAACCCAACCTCCCCGGTTCAGCTTGA
- the LOC110782018 gene encoding protein PIGMENT DEFECTIVE 338, chloroplastic: MPVVMKPFSLSSLSSTYNPAVPCEAFLGSIRSSLCKFQLCSNPNRVLLRKVLFPQCLVLSGNNSIRKATKVAFCYAEGTSEDLTNTKSENSENGNLLDTEELGLLNKPSPMPVNGASDTKLGSEPTKPDKDEALEPFLKFFKSRDTEEEIGEQDETGHEKETEKVVLEYYEPKAGDFVVGVVVSGNENRLDVNVGADLLGTMLTKEVLPLYDKEMDHLLCDLDKNAEDFMVNGMMGIVRNEEALGGLPVSGRPIVDAGTVLFAEVLGRTLSGRPLLSTRRFFRRIAWHRVRQIKQLGEPIKVRITEWNTGGLLTRIEGLRAFLPKVELVDRINSFTDLKAKVGSWIYVQISRINNENNELILSEREAWEKLYLREGTLLEGTVRKILPYGAQVKIGQTNRSGLLHASKISGGKFGSISDLLAVGEKVKVLVVKSLFPNKISLSIADLESKPGLLMSDKQKVFAEAEEMARKYRRKLPSISTTRKSEPPTSDLLFEDEASLYANWKWFIFQKENEPDS; encoded by the exons ATGCCTGTTGTTATGAAACCTTTCTCCCTTTCTAGTCTTTCGTCTACCTACAACCCTGCCGTTCCTTGCGAGGCATTTTTAGGTTCAATTCGATCTTCACTGTGCAAGTTTCAGCTATGTAGTAACCCTAATAGAGTTTTGTTGAGGAAGGTTCTTTTCCCACAATGTTTGGTGCTTTCTGGGAATAACTCAATTCGGAAAGCTACCAAAGTTGCCTTTTGCTATGCTGAGGGTACCTCAGAAGATTTGACAAATACCAAGTCTGAAAATTCTGAAAATGGAAACCTACTTGATACTGAAGAGCTAGGGTTGCTAAACAAGCCTTCCCCGATGCCGGTTAATGGTGCCTCTGATACTAAGCTTGGGAGTGAACCCACGAAACCGGACAAAGATGAGGCATTGGAGCCTTTTTTAAAGTTCTTTAAATCAAGAGATACGGAGGAAGAAATAGGAGAACAAGATGAGACGGGGCATGAAAAGGAAACTGAAAAGGTTGTTCTTGAGTATTATGAGCCAAAGGCTGGTGATTTTGTTGTTGGCGTAGTTGTTTCTGGTAATGAAAATAGGCTAGATGTTAATGTAGGGGCAGATTTGTTGGGCACAATGTTAACCAAGGAGGTGCTTCCATTGTATGACAAAGAGATGGATCATTTGTTATGCGATTTAGATAAGAATGCTGAGGATTTTATGGTCAATGGAATGATGGGGATTGTTCGAAATGAAGAAGCATTAGGCGGGCTACCTGTTTCTGGCAGGCCTATTGTGGATGCTGGAACTGTTTTATTTGCTGAGGTTCTTGGTAGAACGCTTAGTGGCAGACCATTACTTTCAACTCGGCGTTTTTTCAGACGTATTGCTTGGCATCGTGTGAGGCAG ATAAAACAACTTGGTGAACCTATTAAGGTTAGGATTACAGAGTGGAATACAGGTGGTCTGCTTACAAGAATTGAG GGTTTGCGAGCCTTCCTCCCTAAGGTTGAGTTGGTTGACAGAATAAACAGTTTTACTGATTTAAAAGCGAAG GTAGGGAGTTGGATATATGTACAAATCAGTCGGATAAACAACGAAAATAATGAGTTAATACTCAGTGAGCGAGAAGCTTGG GAAAAGTTGTATCTCCGAGAGGGAACACTTCTGGAAGGAACTGTTAGGAAAATTTTACCTTATGGCGCCCAAGTGAAGATCGGACAAACAAACAGGAG TGGGCTGCTGCATGCATCCAAGATCAGTGGTGGCAAATTTGGTTCAATTAGTGATTTATTAGCAGTAGGGGAGAAGGTCAAGGTTCTAGTTGTAAAATCTTTGTTTCCAAACAAGATCTCTCTCAG tATCGCAGACCTGGAAAGCAAGCCTGGCCTCTTGATGTCAGACAAACAG AAAGTATTTGCTGAGGCTGAAGAAATGGCAAGGAAATACAGAAGGAAACTTCCAAGCATTTCCACCACTCGTAAATCTGAACCTCCAACTAGTGACCTATTGTTTGAAGATGAAGCAAGTCTGTATGCAAATTGGAAGTGGTTTATATTCCAAAAAGAAAATGAACCAGATTCTTAA